In Nitrosophilus labii, the following proteins share a genomic window:
- a CDS encoding methylenetetrahydrofolate reductase yields MFDFFIEKLRNKRFITLETTPAHLPTFEPIIKKIEENSLHKLIDGFTTTDNPLARLKYNSIMAAIKLQQKFNKPVIATMSMRDRNKLSLQSDLLGANDFDVRAILALTGDSAKISDQPNTKGVFEGDSTLLLDIIKCFNAGIDYSGKPFKIKPKRIYSFAVSNAYAKNPKTLIKKFQKKIEHGALGIITQPVFSLDNAKMLVELFYETRETFSNEKAKSELILGFFPITRLRTAQFLHSHVPGINVPKEWIDRLYKANKISEEEEFKVGFEMSKKLFNEILDFHPKIHIMTANKFDLARKILE; encoded by the coding sequence ATGTTTGATTTTTTCATTGAAAAACTTAGAAACAAAAGATTTATAACTTTGGAAACGACCCCCGCACATTTGCCAACTTTTGAACCTATAATTAAAAAGATAGAAGAAAATTCACTTCATAAACTAATAGACGGTTTTACAACAACCGATAATCCTTTGGCAAGACTTAAATACAACTCTATTATGGCAGCCATCAAACTCCAGCAAAAATTCAACAAACCTGTAATTGCCACTATGAGTATGAGAGATAGAAACAAACTTTCACTCCAATCAGATCTTTTAGGCGCTAACGATTTTGATGTAAGAGCTATTTTGGCGTTGACGGGAGATAGTGCTAAAATAAGCGATCAGCCAAATACAAAAGGGGTTTTCGAAGGAGATAGCACTCTATTATTAGACATTATCAAATGTTTTAACGCAGGCATAGATTACAGTGGAAAACCTTTTAAGATAAAACCAAAAAGGATATACTCTTTTGCAGTTAGCAATGCATATGCAAAAAACCCAAAAACTCTAATCAAAAAATTTCAAAAAAAGATAGAACATGGTGCTTTAGGGATTATTACTCAACCTGTTTTTTCACTAGATAATGCAAAAATGTTAGTAGAGCTTTTTTACGAAACTAGAGAAACATTTAGCAACGAAAAAGCAAAGTCTGAACTTATTTTAGGTTTTTTTCCTATAACCAGACTTAGAACTGCCCAGTTTCTCCACTCCCACGTTCCGGGTATAAACGTCCCTAAGGAGTGGATAGATAGACTATATAAAGCCAACAAAATAAGTGAAGAGGAGGAGTTTAAAGTTGGATTTGAGATGAGTAAAAAACTTTTTAACGAAATTTTGGACTTTCATCCTAAAATACACATAATGACGGCAAACAAATTTGATCTGGCAAGAAAAATTCTAGAGTGA
- a CDS encoding BatD family protein has product MKNLGRIFLIFMISTYFSFAGDGIKIEKVKKKESDIEFKIFSDKKEAFIGEPITVTLRLKIKKSLEIVDYRFSPPVFNDFWVKRVDEDSSGKYLLDTPKYLVKELKYVVFPQKNGVLKIGHAIIKIATPDTTQDLFGVVVTVPKWRSVKSNLVNIVVKPLPKDVNLVGNFDIKTYVDKKEAKINEPINFTIEIFGEGNIENFDKIELNIPGATVFSDIPKKMEKFKNKKLEVKFIQKFSIVSDKDFIIPSVEVEYFDLDSKTVKVLKSKKIKIDIINGLKNEKKYNNNKIVKQTKSEFDTKYFLLGFIAGILLTAMIFFAYIIFKKRSIKIRFSSSEKELLNRVLPYISQNYELELFAKELYENIYEGKKHKIDKKRLNKLLNVIEKKREEKGDKL; this is encoded by the coding sequence GTGAAAAACCTTGGTAGAATTTTTTTGATATTTATGATATCTACCTATTTCTCTTTTGCTGGGGATGGAATAAAGATTGAAAAAGTCAAGAAAAAAGAGAGTGATATTGAGTTTAAAATTTTTTCGGATAAGAAAGAGGCTTTTATAGGAGAACCTATAACTGTGACTTTAAGATTGAAAATAAAAAAGAGCCTAGAGATAGTTGACTATAGATTTTCTCCTCCTGTTTTTAATGATTTTTGGGTAAAAAGAGTTGATGAAGACAGTTCAGGAAAATATCTTTTAGATACGCCAAAATATTTAGTAAAAGAGTTAAAATATGTGGTTTTCCCGCAAAAAAACGGTGTTTTGAAAATAGGACATGCAATTATAAAAATAGCAACTCCCGATACCACTCAAGATCTTTTTGGTGTTGTTGTTACGGTTCCAAAATGGAGAAGTGTCAAATCAAATTTGGTAAATATTGTGGTTAAACCTTTGCCAAAAGATGTGAACTTGGTTGGAAATTTTGATATCAAAACTTACGTAGATAAAAAAGAGGCAAAAATAAACGAGCCCATAAATTTTACTATTGAGATTTTTGGAGAAGGTAATATTGAAAATTTTGACAAAATAGAACTAAATATCCCAGGAGCCACCGTATTTAGTGATATTCCAAAAAAAATGGAAAAGTTTAAAAATAAAAAATTAGAGGTTAAATTTATACAAAAATTTTCCATTGTTTCAGATAAAGATTTTATAATACCTTCTGTTGAAGTAGAGTATTTTGATTTAGATAGTAAAACAGTAAAAGTATTAAAAAGCAAAAAGATAAAGATAGATATCATAAATGGCCTAAAAAATGAAAAAAAATATAACAATAACAAAATTGTAAAACAGACAAAAAGTGAGTTTGATACAAAATATTTTCTATTAGGTTTTATAGCAGGGATTTTATTGACAGCTATGATATTTTTTGCATACATAATTTTTAAAAAAAGATCAATAAAAATTAGATTTTCAAGTAGTGAAAAAGAGCTTTTAAACAGAGTATTACCATATATCTCGCAAAATTATGAGCTTGAACTTTTTGCAAAAGAGCTTTATGAAAATATTTATGAAGGTAAAAAACATAAGATAGACAAAAAAAGATTAAATAAGCTTTTAAATGTTATTGAAAAAAAGAGGGAAGAAAAAGGGGATAAATTATAA
- a CDS encoding VWA domain-containing protein: MKILSIEFIYLMLIPSLVLLYLIITNKSELDRIFDKEVLNRLKIDMGMDKNTRLFLLFLALFLMIFALSRPVIQKGVVEIESKKTPVVLALDISKSMLAEDLFPNRLEFAKRKMEEFIKKSKDLEISLIAFAKDAFIVSPLSSDKEAILFLLKNIDTTSITLQGTNFLSALETASMLLGKESIKNMIIFTDGGDKEDFSREINYAKKSGLKIFMLAFGSEKGAPIPEDGRYIKDKNQNIVITKLNKNVESLALETDGEFIVASSGVQDITKLLNSLKNYKKKIAKQKVTQQIELYPYFLAVALFLLFIVFFSIPSRKKITYILLVSFVLTTDTKADIFDFKNIKKAKEHYDKEKYEKAIEYFEKVAKSKKSSQSFYDLANAYYKSGKYEKAIKYYNLVQTPNKRLRRYVFHNLGNSYFMLKDYKKAIEFYKKALAIEYDKDTEHNLELAKKMLKKSNQKGSKKENKNKKKNNENKEGRDNKKSDKEGKRSKKGGDKSKEKKKIKGNKSKKDEPISQREEKKWLKMIQNIPQKTLIYKNETKNRGDFSEKPW, encoded by the coding sequence ATGAAGATTTTAAGTATTGAATTTATTTATCTCATGCTGATTCCTTCTTTAGTTTTGCTCTATTTGATCATTACTAACAAAAGCGAATTGGATAGGATTTTCGATAAAGAAGTTTTGAATAGATTAAAAATAGATATGGGAATGGATAAAAATACTAGACTTTTTTTGCTTTTTTTAGCTCTATTTTTGATGATATTTGCACTTAGCAGGCCTGTTATTCAAAAAGGAGTTGTTGAGATAGAGAGTAAAAAAACTCCTGTAGTACTTGCACTTGATATATCCAAGTCAATGTTGGCTGAAGATCTGTTTCCAAACAGATTGGAGTTTGCAAAACGTAAAATGGAAGAGTTTATTAAAAAATCAAAAGATTTGGAGATTTCGCTCATAGCCTTTGCGAAAGATGCGTTTATAGTCTCTCCGTTAAGCAGCGATAAAGAGGCTATTTTGTTTTTACTGAAAAATATAGATACAACATCTATCACTCTACAAGGGACAAATTTTCTTTCTGCGTTGGAAACGGCCTCTATGCTTTTAGGAAAAGAGAGTATTAAAAATATGATTATTTTCACAGATGGAGGCGATAAAGAGGATTTTTCAAGAGAGATAAATTATGCAAAAAAAAGTGGTTTAAAGATTTTTATGTTGGCTTTTGGTAGTGAAAAAGGAGCCCCAATTCCAGAAGATGGCAGATATATAAAAGATAAAAATCAAAATATAGTGATAACAAAATTGAACAAAAATGTAGAGAGTCTTGCTTTAGAAACAGATGGAGAGTTTATTGTTGCTTCTAGTGGGGTACAAGATATTACAAAACTGTTAAATTCACTAAAAAATTATAAAAAAAAGATTGCGAAACAAAAAGTTACGCAGCAGATAGAGCTATATCCCTATTTTCTTGCAGTAGCGCTTTTTTTGCTGTTTATCGTCTTTTTTTCGATTCCTTCGAGGAAAAAAATAACTTATATTTTGTTAGTTTCATTTGTTTTAACTACAGATACGAAAGCGGATATATTTGATTTTAAAAATATAAAAAAAGCAAAAGAGCACTATGATAAAGAGAAATATGAAAAAGCTATAGAGTATTTTGAAAAAGTAGCAAAAAGTAAAAAGAGTTCACAAAGTTTTTACGATTTAGCCAATGCTTACTATAAATCTGGAAAATATGAAAAAGCAATCAAATACTATAATCTTGTTCAAACCCCCAATAAAAGACTTAGAAGATATGTGTTTCATAATTTGGGAAATTCATATTTTATGCTTAAAGATTATAAAAAAGCTATTGAATTTTATAAAAAAGCTTTAGCTATAGAGTATGATAAAGATACAGAGCATAATTTGGAACTTGCAAAAAAGATGTTAAAAAAGAGTAACCAAAAGGGCTCTAAAAAAGAGAACAAAAACAAAAAAAAGAATAATGAGAATAAAGAAGGTAGAGATAATAAAAAGAGCGATAAAGAGGGAAAAAGAAGTAAAAAGGGAGGTGATAAATCAAAAGAGAAAAAGAAAATTAAAGGCAATAAAAGTAAGAAAGATGAACCAATAAGCCAAAGAGAAGAGAAAAAGTGGTTGAAAATGATACAAAATATCCCGCAAAAAACTTTAATTTATAAAAATGAAACAAAAAATAGAGGAGATTTTAGTGAAAAACCTTGGTAG
- a CDS encoding vWA domain-containing protein, which translates to MSSFGFEYPWILILIPIIIFCALKCKAKESALIFPHLKLLKKAGSKKSFLVEFLKYSSIFLLVVSLAGPIRFDSSVSVKNIGYDIALAVDASGSMKERGFDEEDFLKDKFTVVKELLKDFISKRERDNIALVVFGTFAYTASPLTFDKDVLKKIIDYLQIGIVGQKTAILDAIAQGISLLKKAEAKSKILILLTDGIDTASKIPLDVILKMAKKHKIKIYTIGIGDKENINIPLLKKIAKETKGDFFFAKNASALKEVYNKIESLEKSEIKGAQFVKKDQLYIYTLFLSVLMLLVYIYFYGRRGV; encoded by the coding sequence ATGAGTAGTTTCGGATTTGAATATCCTTGGATTTTGATTTTGATTCCTATTATAATTTTTTGTGCCCTCAAATGTAAAGCGAAAGAGAGTGCGCTGATTTTTCCTCATCTTAAACTTTTAAAAAAAGCAGGGAGTAAAAAGAGTTTTTTAGTGGAGTTTTTAAAATACTCTTCTATTTTTTTGCTTGTTGTCTCACTTGCAGGACCGATTAGATTTGATAGCAGCGTTAGCGTTAAAAATATTGGATACGATATTGCTTTGGCGGTTGATGCTAGTGGCTCTATGAAAGAGAGAGGGTTTGACGAAGAGGATTTTTTAAAGGATAAATTTACAGTCGTGAAAGAGCTCTTAAAAGATTTTATTTCAAAAAGAGAGCGTGATAATATCGCTTTAGTAGTTTTTGGAACATTTGCATATACCGCTTCTCCTCTTACTTTTGATAAAGATGTCCTAAAAAAGATAATAGACTATCTTCAAATAGGGATAGTCGGTCAAAAAACGGCTATTTTGGATGCGATAGCTCAAGGGATCTCTCTTTTAAAAAAAGCAGAGGCAAAATCGAAAATATTGATCTTATTGACTGACGGCATCGATACGGCAAGTAAAATTCCGTTAGATGTAATTTTAAAAATGGCTAAAAAACATAAAATAAAAATTTATACGATAGGTATAGGAGATAAGGAAAATATAAATATACCTCTTTTGAAAAAAATTGCAAAAGAGACAAAGGGAGATTTCTTTTTTGCAAAAAATGCTTCTGCTTTGAAAGAGGTATACAATAAGATAGAGAGTCTGGAGAAATCAGAAATAAAGGGTGCTCAATTTGTCAAAAAGGATCAACTATATATCTATACCTTGTTTTTGTCTGTTTTAATGCTTCTTGTATATATCTATTTTTATGGAAGGCGTGGAGTTTAG
- a CDS encoding DUF58 domain-containing protein, whose protein sequence is MEKKIKKILIKARRQVFSEVAGNNPSIFKGEGFDFVELREYNQGDDVKKIDWLITAKLQKPYVKVFKQERELNVVLGLMLNGSFFFGSKRFKKDLAAEIAAILGFSAIKNQDSFSYFIFADRIYNFIKPTKNIHAVSRMCEEIERFDPLGKKADFNVLTNRLYKIRRKSLVFIISDFLSDFDFRVLSKKHEVVAIILRDRLEEEPLEAGFINLIDPEEKSSAVLDLDRGTKKEYMKEIKRKDHFMYEHFRKNRIRFIKIYTDEEPFVKLMKLFGQRYG, encoded by the coding sequence TTGGAGAAAAAGATAAAAAAGATTTTAATAAAAGCTAGACGTCAAGTATTTAGCGAAGTTGCCGGCAACAATCCCTCTATTTTTAAGGGAGAGGGGTTTGATTTTGTAGAACTTAGAGAGTACAATCAAGGCGATGATGTAAAAAAGATTGATTGGCTTATAACGGCCAAACTTCAAAAGCCTTACGTTAAGGTTTTTAAGCAGGAGCGCGAACTAAATGTAGTACTGGGTTTAATGCTAAATGGTAGTTTCTTTTTTGGTTCTAAAAGATTTAAAAAGGATTTGGCAGCAGAGATAGCAGCAATCTTAGGATTTTCAGCTATAAAAAATCAAGATAGTTTTAGTTATTTTATATTTGCAGATAGAATTTACAACTTTATAAAACCTACAAAAAATATTCATGCCGTTAGTAGGATGTGCGAAGAGATTGAGAGGTTTGATCCTTTAGGAAAAAAGGCTGATTTTAATGTTCTGACTAACAGACTCTATAAGATAAGGAGAAAATCACTTGTTTTTATAATCAGCGATTTTTTGAGCGACTTTGATTTTAGAGTTTTATCTAAAAAGCATGAGGTGGTTGCGATTATCCTTAGAGATAGATTGGAAGAGGAGCCTTTGGAAGCAGGTTTTATAAATCTGATAGACCCGGAAGAGAAAAGTAGTGCAGTGTTAGATCTTGATAGAGGAACTAAAAAAGAGTATATGAAAGAGATTAAGAGAAAAGATCATTTTATGTATGAGCATTTTAGGAAAAATAGAATCAGATTTATAAAAATTTATACAGATGAAGAGCCTTTTGTAAAACTTATGAAACTTTTTGGACAAAGATATGGATAG
- a CDS encoding AAA family ATPase: MRKIIDRIKKEIKKIVVGQEKMIDGLLIGLLCDGHILLEGVPGLAKTTTINALSKTLGLEFKRVQFTPDLLPNDIIGTEIYDPVKNEFKIKKGPVFTNLLLADEINRAPAKVQSALLEVMQERQVTIGENTFFIDGPFLVMATQNPVESEGAYNLPEAQLDRFMLKLVVGYNTKEEELEIARRVANNTFENIEKVATKEDLENLKKEVKNIHIDKEIEEYIVDLIFATRKPENYSLESIKDYIEFGASPRATIDMYKACRALAYLRGKDYVSPLEIAYIAKEVLRHRIILSYEAEAEEISADFIIEKILEKVPIP, encoded by the coding sequence ATGAGAAAGATTATAGATAGAATCAAAAAAGAGATCAAAAAAATAGTAGTTGGTCAGGAAAAGATGATAGATGGACTGTTGATCGGTCTTTTATGTGATGGGCATATTCTTTTAGAGGGTGTTCCAGGACTTGCCAAGACAACTACTATAAATGCTCTTTCAAAGACTTTGGGACTTGAATTTAAAAGAGTACAGTTTACTCCGGATCTTTTGCCAAATGACATAATAGGTACTGAGATATATGATCCTGTTAAAAACGAGTTTAAGATTAAAAAAGGTCCGGTGTTTACAAATCTGCTGTTGGCGGATGAGATTAACAGAGCTCCCGCAAAGGTGCAGTCTGCTTTATTGGAAGTTATGCAAGAAAGACAAGTAACTATAGGTGAAAATACTTTTTTTATAGATGGGCCTTTTTTGGTTATGGCTACCCAAAACCCTGTTGAATCAGAAGGAGCTTATAATCTTCCAGAAGCGCAGCTTGATAGGTTTATGCTAAAACTTGTAGTAGGATATAACACTAAAGAAGAGGAACTTGAAATAGCAAGAAGAGTTGCAAACAATACTTTTGAAAATATAGAGAAGGTTGCTACTAAAGAGGATTTAGAGAATTTAAAAAAAGAGGTAAAAAATATTCATATAGATAAAGAGATAGAAGAGTACATAGTAGATCTGATTTTCGCAACTAGAAAACCTGAAAATTATTCGTTGGAGTCTATTAAAGATTATATCGAGTTTGGTGCAAGTCCTAGGGCAACTATAGATATGTATAAGGCTTGTAGAGCTTTGGCATATCTAAGAGGAAAAGACTATGTTTCTCCGCTTGAGATAGCATATATTGCAAAAGAGGTATTAAGACATAGAATAATTTTGAGTTATGAAGCTGAGGCAGAAGAGATAAGTGCAGATTTTATTATCGAGAAGATTTTAGAAAAAGTTCCTATTCCATAG
- a CDS encoding transposase produces the protein MEKLNKNQEEIKRFTAKKKASIVMDIFQGKTTVTEVARKYDLTPGEIEEWMEDARRDMENQLRARPKDIAAIYEEKIKDMKAVIGELTLENIALKKYDALFGKEKK, from the coding sequence ATGGAGAAATTAAATAAAAATCAAGAAGAGATAAAGCGTTTTACAGCAAAAAAGAAAGCTTCCATCGTTATGGATATTTTTCAAGGAAAAACAACAGTAACTGAAGTTGCGAGAAAGTATGATTTGACGCCTGGGGAAATAGAGGAGTGGATGGAAGATGCACGCAGAGATATGGAGAATCAGCTTCGTGCCAGACCTAAAGATATTGCTGCTATATATGAAGAGAAGATAAAAGATATGAAGGCAGTCATCGGTGAATTGACATTGGAGAATATCGCATTAAAAAAGTACGACGCTCTGTTCGGAAAAGAGAAGAAGTGA